Proteins found in one Corynebacterium zhongnanshanii genomic segment:
- a CDS encoding MraY family glycosyltransferase, whose protein sequence is MMGVGVPLRELGLVLLLAGTVTYLVTGIVRHIMVRYGRMEAPRDRDVHSTPTPRLGGVAMFTGLIVSVVVAAQLPALNRGFPPVTPDMAAVIMAAFVIVVVGILDDLYDIAWWLKLGGQVVGAVVMSLMGLSWYLLALPFGDGTTLVLDQVQSTILTALLTVTIVNAMNFVDGLDGLAAGLGLIAASTILLYSLTILYDQGGTVSAYPPAIISAALAGMCMGFLPHNFSPARIFMGDSGSMLIGLLLSAACVSASGRINMSLFGAADMFALMSPVIVVVAALSIPLLDLLMAVVRRLAAGKSPFAPDKEHLHHRLLRLGHSQKQVVLVLYAWVAVVAFVAIGSTIFPTGLTLVIFGVSLLAVLAITVIPQWSRLNNHERTQREHSST, encoded by the coding sequence ATGATGGGCGTTGGTGTACCACTGCGCGAGCTAGGGCTTGTGCTGCTGTTGGCGGGAACGGTGACCTACCTGGTCACGGGGATCGTCCGTCACATTATGGTGCGCTACGGCCGCATGGAGGCCCCGCGCGACCGCGATGTGCACAGCACGCCTACGCCGCGCTTGGGTGGCGTGGCGATGTTCACCGGATTGATCGTGTCCGTGGTGGTGGCGGCGCAGCTGCCTGCCCTCAACAGAGGCTTCCCGCCTGTCACCCCGGATATGGCTGCCGTGATTATGGCCGCCTTCGTGATCGTGGTGGTGGGAATCCTCGACGACCTGTATGACATCGCGTGGTGGTTAAAGCTCGGCGGCCAGGTGGTTGGCGCCGTGGTGATGAGTTTGATGGGCCTGTCCTGGTATCTCTTGGCCCTGCCTTTCGGCGACGGAACCACGCTGGTGCTCGACCAAGTCCAGTCCACGATCTTGACGGCGCTACTGACGGTCACGATCGTCAACGCCATGAACTTTGTGGACGGCCTGGATGGGCTAGCTGCCGGACTGGGGCTGATTGCGGCCTCCACGATCCTGCTGTATTCCCTCACGATCCTCTACGACCAGGGTGGAACGGTCTCCGCCTATCCGCCCGCGATCATCTCCGCCGCGCTGGCCGGCATGTGCATGGGCTTTTTGCCCCACAACTTTTCCCCGGCCCGCATCTTCATGGGGGACAGTGGCTCCATGCTGATTGGGCTGTTGCTGTCCGCTGCGTGCGTGTCGGCCTCCGGCCGCATCAACATGTCCCTGTTCGGTGCCGCGGACATGTTCGCATTGATGTCCCCGGTGATTGTGGTGGTGGCTGCCCTGAGCATCCCGCTGCTGGATCTGCTGATGGCGGTGGTGAGGCGTCTGGCGGCCGGCAAGTCGCCCTTCGCCCCGGACAAGGAACACCTGCACCACCGCCTCCTGCGCCTTGGCCACAGCCAAAAGCAAGTGGTGCTGGTGCTCTACGCGTGGGTGGCCGTGGTGGCCTTCGTGGCGATCGGCTCCACCATCTTCCCCACGGGATTAACGCTGGTTATCTTCGGTGTATCGCTTTTGGCCGTTCTGGCGATCACGGTCATTCCCCAGTGGTCTAGACTGAACAACCATGAGCGAACACAACGCGAACACTCCAGCACATGA
- the prmC gene encoding peptide chain release factor N(5)-glutamine methyltransferase yields the protein MAGRGTVSEALREAAAQLQQAGVASPLVDARLLMAHVLDAEPTQLFLLGDDPAPSEVWPLVRRRAAREPLQHITGRAWFYGLPMLAEPGAFIPRPETELLVDWAVRTIRETGARRVLDLCTGPGTIALAVSSQFPDAQLSITAVDIDATALDFAGRNHAYLQDQGLVPGGVRFVQADLSDPGSIEVLGFSEDYDVVLCNPPYVPEEPGAYEDSVEPEVLADPHHAVFSGADGMELMPHIVAAARAAVKPGGVVAIEHDDSTGPATLALLEDGFEDREQHYDLTERPRFVSARKI from the coding sequence GTGGCTGGGCGTGGCACGGTGTCCGAGGCTCTCCGGGAGGCTGCCGCACAGTTGCAGCAGGCTGGGGTGGCCTCGCCGTTGGTGGATGCGCGTCTGCTGATGGCTCATGTGCTGGATGCCGAGCCCACGCAGCTGTTCCTGCTGGGGGATGACCCCGCGCCGAGCGAGGTGTGGCCGCTGGTCCGCCGCCGTGCCGCCCGTGAGCCGTTGCAGCACATCACGGGCCGGGCATGGTTTTATGGCCTGCCGATGCTGGCGGAACCGGGTGCGTTTATTCCTCGCCCGGAGACCGAACTGCTGGTGGACTGGGCCGTGCGGACGATCCGGGAGACCGGTGCGCGCCGCGTGCTCGACCTGTGCACCGGACCTGGGACGATTGCGCTGGCCGTGTCCTCTCAATTCCCCGACGCCCAGCTTTCCATCACCGCGGTGGACATTGACGCCACGGCTCTGGATTTTGCCGGCCGTAATCATGCTTATCTTCAGGATCAGGGCTTGGTGCCCGGAGGAGTGAGGTTTGTGCAGGCTGACCTGTCCGATCCAGGGAGTATCGAAGTTTTAGGCTTTAGCGAGGACTATGACGTGGTGCTGTGCAATCCTCCGTATGTTCCCGAAGAACCTGGGGCCTATGAGGACTCGGTGGAGCCGGAGGTCCTGGCGGATCCACATCACGCTGTGTTTTCAGGCGCCGATGGGATGGAGCTGATGCCGCACATCGTGGCGGCGGCGCGCGCGGCAGTGAAGCCCGGTGGGGTGGTGGCCATTGAGCATGATGACTCGACCGGCCCCGCCACCCTGGCGCTGTTGGAGGACGGCTTCGAGGACCGCGAGCAACATTATGACCTTACTGAACGCCCACGCTTTGTGAGCGCGCGTAAGATATAG
- the prfA gene encoding peptide chain release factor 1, with product MAESPSMVDDILAEYQGLEMQLSDPELHNDPAAARKVGKRFSQLQPIIQTHEKLTQAREDHEAAVEMASEDKEFAEEAKRLEEEIEQLQEQLTDLLAPRDPHDADDIVMEIKSGAGGEEAALFAGELARMYQRYAERHGYSTEILGLNETDLGGVKDMTLSIRAKNPSRDGAWSEFKFEAGVHRVQRIPVTESQGRIQTSAAGVLVYPEPDEVEDVEIDDKDIRVDVYRSSGKGGQGVNTTDSAVRITHLPTGIVVTCQKERSQIQNKARAMQVLAARLQQMREEEAAAEAAEDRAAQIRTMDRSERIRTYNFPESRVSDHRIGYKANNLDAVLSGDLDALFTALKEADRQRRLEAEG from the coding sequence ATGGCAGAGTCACCATCGATGGTTGATGACATCCTGGCTGAGTACCAGGGCTTGGAGATGCAGCTCAGTGATCCGGAGCTGCACAACGACCCCGCTGCCGCGCGCAAGGTCGGTAAGCGTTTTTCCCAGCTGCAGCCCATCATCCAGACCCACGAGAAGCTGACCCAGGCCCGCGAGGACCATGAGGCAGCAGTGGAGATGGCCTCCGAGGACAAGGAGTTCGCGGAGGAAGCCAAGCGCCTCGAGGAAGAGATCGAGCAGCTCCAAGAGCAGCTCACGGACCTGTTGGCTCCGCGCGATCCGCACGATGCTGATGACATCGTGATGGAGATCAAGTCCGGTGCCGGCGGGGAAGAGGCAGCCCTGTTCGCCGGTGAACTGGCCCGCATGTACCAGCGCTACGCCGAGCGGCACGGCTACTCCACGGAGATCCTGGGTCTCAATGAAACGGATCTGGGTGGTGTGAAGGACATGACTCTGTCCATCCGCGCGAAAAACCCGTCCCGCGACGGCGCCTGGTCCGAATTCAAGTTTGAGGCCGGCGTGCACCGCGTGCAGCGTATCCCAGTGACAGAGTCCCAGGGGCGTATCCAGACGTCTGCCGCCGGTGTTCTGGTGTATCCGGAGCCCGACGAGGTGGAGGACGTGGAGATCGACGACAAGGACATCCGTGTGGATGTGTACCGCTCCTCCGGTAAGGGCGGTCAGGGCGTGAACACCACGGACTCCGCCGTGCGCATCACCCACCTGCCCACAGGCATTGTGGTGACCTGCCAGAAGGAGCGTTCGCAGATTCAGAACAAGGCCCGCGCGATGCAAGTCTTGGCAGCGCGTCTGCAGCAGATGCGCGAGGAGGAGGCCGCCGCGGAGGCCGCTGAGGATCGAGCGGCGCAGATCCGCACGATGGACCGCTCGGAGCGTATCCGCACGTACAACTTCCCTGAGTCCCGTGTGTCCGACCACCGCATTGGCTACAAGGCCAACAATTTGGATGCCGTGTTGAGTGGCGATTTGGATGCGCTGTTCACCGCGTTGAAGGAGGCGGATCGCCAGCGGCGCCTTGAGGCGGAAGGCTAG
- a CDS encoding DedA family protein codes for MSETVMALGPEWADPMVLLSGSGPFGDAILAAMALIVFIESGLLFPFLPGDSLLFTAGLLARQPDPFAPLWLIMVVAPIAAFLGDQVGYMIGHKLNPYLEQRPDGKIFKREYVTQTEDFFDKHGPITVILCRFVPIVRTYAPLVAGMAGMHYRTFVAYNAIGAVLWGAGVVGLGALLGEIDFVKNNIEAIFLVIVLASVVPALYGVILKWFKKEKKA; via the coding sequence ATGAGTGAAACTGTGATGGCACTGGGGCCTGAATGGGCAGATCCCATGGTGCTTCTGAGCGGATCAGGCCCTTTCGGCGATGCCATTCTTGCCGCGATGGCACTTATCGTGTTCATCGAATCCGGGCTGCTGTTCCCCTTCCTGCCCGGTGATTCCCTCCTCTTCACCGCGGGGCTGCTCGCCCGGCAGCCGGACCCCTTCGCACCGCTGTGGCTCATCATGGTGGTAGCCCCCATTGCCGCGTTTCTCGGCGACCAGGTGGGCTACATGATCGGACACAAACTGAACCCGTACCTAGAGCAACGTCCCGACGGAAAGATCTTCAAGCGGGAGTACGTCACGCAGACGGAGGACTTCTTCGACAAGCACGGCCCCATCACCGTGATTCTATGCCGCTTCGTTCCCATCGTCCGCACCTATGCCCCGCTGGTCGCCGGCATGGCGGGCATGCATTACCGCACATTCGTGGCGTACAACGCCATCGGTGCTGTCTTGTGGGGCGCCGGCGTGGTGGGGCTCGGCGCCCTGTTGGGAGAGATTGACTTCGTCAAGAACAATATTGAAGCAATCTTCCTGGTCATCGTGCTCGCCTCCGTCGTGCCTGCACTGTATGGCGTGATCCTTAAATGGTTCAAGAAGGAGAAGAAGGCCTAG
- a CDS encoding homoserine dehydrogenase, giving the protein MTDTTTSTFKPGKGAGATVGVAVLGMGTVGTEVLRLLEERKDEFAARIGGNLEVRGIAVSDLSKPRPGVSKDLLTDDALSLVKREDIDLVVEVIGGIDYPRQVVLAALRAGKAVVTANKALIAAHSEELSEAAEAQGVDLFFEAAVAAAIPVVGPLRRSLAGDKVDTVIGVVNGTTNFILDAMYSRGASYEEMLAEATALGYAEADPSADVDGYDAASKAAILASLAFHTRVTADDVHTEGIRTITVEDIEAAKAANSTIKLLAICERLVDEQGQESVSARVYPALVPTSHPLASVNESYNAVFVEAESAGRLMFYGNGAGGAPTASAVLGDVVAVSRNIVHGGRGPGESTYARLPIADFGDVLTRYHVDMHVDDKVGVLAEVSNVFSEQGVSIRAVRQEGLEEGARLVVITHHAKEADLEATVERFKQLESVKAVRSVIRMEG; this is encoded by the coding sequence ATGACCGATACAACCACTTCCACCTTCAAGCCAGGCAAGGGCGCCGGCGCGACCGTTGGCGTAGCTGTTCTGGGCATGGGCACCGTCGGCACGGAGGTGCTCCGTCTGTTGGAGGAGCGCAAGGATGAATTTGCTGCTCGCATCGGCGGAAACCTCGAGGTCCGCGGTATTGCCGTATCCGATTTGTCGAAGCCGCGTCCCGGTGTGTCGAAGGACTTGTTGACCGACGACGCGCTGTCGTTGGTCAAGCGCGAGGACATTGATCTGGTGGTGGAGGTCATCGGTGGTATTGACTATCCACGCCAGGTGGTTCTGGCCGCTCTGCGCGCAGGAAAGGCTGTGGTGACGGCCAACAAGGCTCTGATCGCCGCGCATTCCGAGGAGCTGTCCGAGGCTGCTGAGGCTCAGGGCGTGGACCTGTTCTTCGAGGCCGCTGTGGCCGCGGCCATCCCTGTGGTGGGACCGCTGCGCCGGTCCCTGGCTGGTGACAAGGTCGATACCGTCATTGGTGTGGTCAACGGCACCACCAACTTCATCTTGGACGCGATGTACAGCCGCGGCGCCTCTTACGAGGAGATGCTGGCCGAGGCCACCGCTCTGGGCTACGCGGAGGCCGACCCCTCCGCGGATGTGGACGGCTACGACGCGGCATCCAAGGCCGCCATCTTGGCGTCCCTTGCGTTCCACACCCGCGTGACCGCCGACGACGTGCACACGGAAGGCATCCGCACCATCACGGTGGAGGACATTGAGGCAGCCAAGGCCGCCAACTCCACCATCAAGCTGCTCGCTATCTGTGAGCGTCTGGTGGACGAGCAGGGCCAGGAGTCCGTGTCCGCCCGCGTCTACCCCGCGCTGGTCCCAACCTCCCACCCGCTGGCGAGCGTCAACGAGTCCTACAACGCCGTGTTCGTAGAGGCAGAATCGGCAGGACGGCTGATGTTCTACGGCAATGGTGCGGGAGGCGCACCGACGGCGTCGGCAGTATTGGGCGATGTGGTGGCAGTTTCCCGCAACATCGTTCACGGCGGCCGGGGACCCGGCGAGTCCACCTACGCGCGTCTGCCCATCGCTGACTTCGGCGATGTGCTGACCCGCTACCACGTGGACATGCACGTGGACGACAAGGTGGGCGTGCTGGCCGAGGTGTCCAACGTGTTCTCTGAGCAGGGAGTATCCATCCGCGCGGTGCGCCAGGAGGGCCTGGAGGAAGGCGCTCGACTGGTGGTCATCACTCACCACGCCAAGGAGGCGGACCTGGAGGCCACGGTGGAGCGTTTCAAGCAGCTGGAGAGTGTGAAGGCTGTCCGGTCCGTCATCCGCATGGAGGGTTAA
- the rho gene encoding transcription termination factor Rho, whose protein sequence is MSLSEILARAEANGLNSLKLPELKQIAVAQGIKRTSGVRKGELIAAIENAGGRSSAPAPQDAPQEKKQEAPQERSQEASGTDSQDAANGRPARRVRRQIVRRSGAAGRDDQGNASDDSPNDAEPQSSKARDKGEPASDNSDNNRDRDNRDNRDNGRHNQRDNNRNNNRDNNDDDERGGRRNRRNRRNRRNRGDRNGGNGNNGNNRNDRNNDNQPVDPEDLTSISGILDFADQNTAFIRTSGYHAGPTDVYVPINTVRKYGMRHGDAITGTIRNRTNGNNGNNGGHQRGRNRQKYTPIYQVETVNGLSPDEANKRPHFNKLTPLYPNQRLRLETDPKILTTRVIDLIMPIGKGQRALIVSPPKAGKTTIMQDIANAITRNNPECYLMVVLVDERPEEVTDMQRSVQGEVIASTFDRPPGEHTNVAELAVERAKRLVEQGKDVVLLLDSITRLGRAYNNSSPASGRILSGGVDSNALYPPKRFLGAARNIENGGSLTIIATAMVETGSAGDTVIFEEFKGTGNAELKLDRKISERRVFPAVDVNPSGTRKDELLLNPEEARIMHKLRRILSALDSQAAIDLLIKQLRKTKNNREFLMQVASSAPLAGESEED, encoded by the coding sequence GTGAGCCTGTCCGAAATTTTGGCCCGCGCAGAAGCCAATGGCCTGAATTCTTTAAAGCTCCCTGAGCTCAAGCAGATTGCCGTAGCTCAGGGCATCAAGCGCACCTCTGGCGTGCGCAAAGGGGAACTGATCGCGGCTATTGAAAACGCTGGGGGGCGTTCCTCCGCGCCTGCACCGCAGGATGCTCCGCAGGAAAAGAAGCAGGAGGCGCCGCAGGAACGTAGCCAGGAGGCTTCCGGGACGGACTCCCAGGATGCTGCGAATGGCCGTCCGGCTCGCCGTGTGCGTCGCCAGATCGTTCGCCGCTCCGGCGCTGCTGGCCGCGACGACCAGGGAAATGCGTCCGATGATTCCCCCAACGACGCCGAGCCTCAGTCCTCGAAAGCCCGCGACAAGGGAGAGCCGGCGTCGGATAATTCGGACAACAACAGGGATCGCGACAACCGGGACAATCGCGACAACGGCCGACACAATCAGCGCGACAACAACCGCAACAACAATCGGGACAACAACGACGATGATGAGCGTGGTGGGCGCCGCAACCGCCGCAACCGTCGCAATCGTCGCAACCGAGGCGATCGTAACGGCGGGAACGGTAACAATGGCAACAACCGTAACGACCGGAACAACGACAACCAGCCCGTTGATCCTGAAGACCTGACCAGCATCAGCGGCATTCTGGACTTCGCAGACCAGAACACGGCCTTCATCCGCACCTCCGGCTACCACGCCGGCCCCACAGACGTGTACGTGCCGATCAACACCGTCCGTAAATACGGCATGCGTCACGGCGACGCGATCACCGGCACTATCCGCAACCGCACCAACGGAAACAACGGCAACAATGGTGGCCACCAGCGCGGCCGCAACCGTCAGAAGTACACCCCCATTTACCAGGTGGAGACCGTCAATGGGCTCAGCCCGGATGAGGCGAACAAGCGCCCGCACTTCAACAAGCTCACGCCGCTGTACCCCAACCAGCGTCTGCGCTTGGAGACCGATCCGAAGATCCTGACCACGCGCGTGATCGACCTGATCATGCCGATCGGTAAGGGCCAGCGCGCCCTGATCGTATCCCCGCCGAAGGCCGGTAAGACCACGATCATGCAGGACATCGCCAACGCGATTACCCGCAACAACCCCGAGTGCTACCTCATGGTGGTGCTGGTGGACGAGCGTCCCGAAGAGGTCACCGACATGCAACGCTCGGTGCAGGGCGAGGTCATTGCCTCCACGTTCGACCGCCCGCCAGGGGAGCACACCAACGTGGCGGAGCTGGCTGTGGAGCGCGCCAAGCGCCTGGTGGAGCAGGGCAAGGACGTGGTGCTTCTGCTGGACTCCATCACCCGCCTGGGCCGCGCATACAACAACTCCTCGCCGGCGTCCGGACGCATCCTGTCCGGTGGTGTGGACTCCAATGCGCTGTACCCGCCGAAGCGATTCCTGGGTGCTGCCCGAAACATTGAGAATGGCGGATCCCTGACCATCATCGCCACCGCCATGGTGGAGACCGGATCCGCGGGTGACACCGTGATCTTCGAGGAGTTCAAGGGAACCGGCAACGCGGAGCTGAAGCTGGATCGCAAGATCTCCGAGCGTCGCGTGTTCCCAGCGGTGGACGTGAACCCGTCCGGCACCCGCAAGGACGAGCTGCTGCTGAACCCAGAGGAAGCGCGCATCATGCACAAGCTGCGTCGCATCCTGTCTGCACTGGACTCCCAGGCCGCTATTGATCTGCTGATCAAGCAGCTGCGCAAGACCAAGAACAACCGCGAGTTCCTGATGCAGGTCGCAAGCTCCGCGCCGCTGGCCGGTGAGAGTGAGGAGGACTAA
- the thrB gene encoding homoserine kinase, translated as MSTEIPVGRTATVKVPASSANLGPGFDTLGLAVGLYDHVVVEVIDSGLEVEVTGEGAGEVPLDERHLVVRAIREALKVADVSVRGLKVRCQNSIPQSRGLGSSASAAVAGVAAANALAGNTLSDQQMVQIASTFEGHPDNAAASILGSGVVSWTNVPIDGRTAPQYFAAPINVHPDIVVTALVPDFHASTEAVRRVLPSDISHLDARFNVSRTAVMTVALRDDPSLLLEGTRDRMHQTYRAEVLPVTAEWINRLRNLGYPAFLSGAGPTVMVLDTKPVASELLEEARQRGMRVLELEVAGPVEVSVSG; from the coding sequence GTGAGCACGGAGATTCCGGTTGGTCGCACCGCGACGGTGAAGGTTCCCGCGTCCTCGGCCAATCTTGGCCCTGGGTTCGACACCCTGGGCCTGGCGGTGGGGCTCTACGATCACGTGGTGGTGGAGGTCATCGACTCTGGCCTGGAGGTGGAGGTCACCGGCGAGGGAGCCGGCGAGGTTCCGCTGGATGAACGCCACCTGGTGGTGCGCGCGATACGCGAGGCGTTGAAGGTCGCGGACGTGAGCGTGCGGGGGCTGAAGGTGCGTTGCCAGAACAGCATTCCTCAGTCTCGTGGCCTGGGTTCTTCGGCGTCTGCTGCGGTGGCCGGTGTAGCTGCGGCGAATGCGCTGGCGGGCAACACCCTGTCCGATCAGCAGATGGTCCAGATCGCTTCCACGTTTGAGGGGCATCCGGATAACGCCGCGGCATCCATCCTGGGCTCCGGCGTAGTCAGCTGGACGAATGTGCCGATCGACGGCCGCACCGCGCCGCAGTACTTCGCCGCGCCGATTAACGTGCACCCGGACATCGTGGTCACCGCCCTGGTCCCTGACTTCCACGCGTCCACCGAAGCCGTGCGCCGGGTGCTGCCGAGCGACATTTCTCACCTCGACGCCCGGTTCAACGTCTCCAGGACCGCCGTCATGACCGTGGCTCTGCGTGATGACCCGTCGCTGCTGCTTGAGGGAACGCGCGACCGTATGCACCAGACGTATCGTGCGGAAGTGCTGCCCGTAACCGCGGAGTGGATCAACCGCCTGCGCAACCTGGGCTATCCTGCGTTTTTGTCCGGAGCCGGCCCGACCGTGATGGTGCTGGACACCAAGCCGGTGGCCTCGGAACTGCTGGAAGAGGCCCGCCAGCGCGGTATGCGCGTCCTCGAGTTAGAGGTGGCGGGCCCCGTGGAAGTATCCGTTTCGGGCTAG
- a CDS encoding L-threonylcarbamoyladenylate synthase has translation MAQRVDATDPQDRQQAIQIATTAVKAGRLVVLPTDTLYGIGCDAFNNRAVEKLLQAKHRGPDMPVPVLVGSWSTVQGLVQNYTYDMRRLVEAFWPGGLSIVVHQAPSLPWNLGDTRGTVMLRMPLHPVAIELLRETGPMAVSSANISGQPPATTVQMAEDQLGESVSVYIDGADATVGTASTIVDLSSGRPRILREGAITAEQIGEVLGMSAEELRGDI, from the coding sequence ATGGCACAGCGAGTAGACGCAACTGACCCCCAGGACCGACAGCAGGCGATCCAGATTGCTACCACCGCGGTCAAGGCTGGGCGGTTGGTGGTCTTGCCCACGGATACTCTGTATGGCATTGGCTGCGACGCTTTTAACAACCGTGCCGTGGAGAAGCTGCTGCAGGCCAAGCACCGTGGTCCCGATATGCCGGTGCCAGTGTTGGTGGGCAGCTGGAGCACCGTCCAGGGGTTGGTGCAGAACTACACCTATGACATGCGCAGGCTGGTGGAGGCGTTTTGGCCCGGCGGCCTGAGTATCGTGGTGCATCAGGCCCCCAGCCTTCCGTGGAACCTGGGCGATACGCGCGGCACGGTCATGCTGCGCATGCCCCTGCACCCTGTGGCCATTGAGCTGTTGCGGGAGACCGGCCCCATGGCTGTCTCCTCTGCGAACATTTCCGGTCAGCCGCCGGCAACGACAGTGCAGATGGCCGAGGATCAGCTGGGCGAGTCCGTCAGCGTGTATATCGACGGCGCCGACGCCACCGTGGGGACAGCCTCCACCATCGTGGACCTGTCCAGCGGCCGGCCCCGCATCTTGCGCGAGGGAGCAATTACCGCCGAACAAATTGGCGAGGTGTTGGGCATGAGTGCCGAAGAATTGCGTGGGGACATCTAG
- a CDS encoding long-chain-fatty-acid--CoA ligase, translated as MKSTMQDVPLSIARILDYGATVHGHTTVDTYSTAEPDHTTFAEIAARAAALAHVMTEEYGIGVGDTISTYMSNCNEHLETMLGAMAMGAVFHPINRLLATSQVKYVINHAEDRVIVCDPRFADDLIAMLPECRTVEGIILIGSNLAEVRRVREAVKDLGIRVDGFEDILDGRPTHYDWPELDEKSPAAICYSTGTTGDPKGVVYSHRSLWLHSQTLRTADGFGIRNGQKFLCSVPIYHVLSWGVPLAAFMSGTPLVFTGRTASAAHLAHVIEDAMPRQAHGAPSMWINLLQHYLIHKPTRMSLREIYSGGSPVPAALIEQWEELYGVDIIHAWGMTETGPVGTVAHPPAGVAGRARARYRESQGRFSVGMQYRLVDDDGHVLPAHDRTTGELQVRGNTITARYHHRDRPERFTEDGWFCTGDIATVTKDGFLTVHDRKNDIIRSGGEWIYSAVLENYLMEHPAVVEVAVIGVPNEQWGQRPLAVVHLEDQSTVPTEDKDSDAAHAMAEDLARTLGTKVPRWMVPEYYTFVDTLPKTSVSKYDKKLLRKLENADRFAIVDISRVL; from the coding sequence ATGAAGTCAACGATGCAGGATGTTCCTCTGTCCATCGCCCGAATACTGGACTACGGGGCCACGGTGCACGGACACACCACGGTTGACACCTATTCCACAGCAGAACCGGACCACACCACCTTCGCAGAAATCGCGGCGCGCGCGGCGGCGCTGGCACACGTCATGACCGAGGAATACGGCATTGGCGTGGGCGATACCATCTCCACCTACATGTCCAACTGCAACGAGCACCTAGAAACCATGCTGGGCGCAATGGCCATGGGGGCGGTCTTCCACCCCATCAACCGGCTGCTGGCCACCAGCCAAGTGAAGTACGTCATCAATCACGCGGAAGACCGCGTGATTGTGTGCGACCCGCGCTTTGCCGACGACCTCATCGCCATGCTGCCCGAGTGCCGCACCGTGGAGGGAATCATCCTGATCGGCTCCAACCTCGCAGAGGTCCGCCGAGTTCGGGAGGCCGTGAAGGATCTGGGCATCCGCGTGGACGGTTTCGAAGACATCTTGGACGGACGCCCCACGCACTACGACTGGCCGGAACTGGATGAGAAGTCCCCCGCGGCGATTTGCTACTCCACGGGCACCACGGGCGATCCCAAGGGCGTGGTGTACTCTCACCGTTCGTTGTGGCTGCATTCTCAAACGCTGCGCACCGCCGACGGCTTCGGTATCCGCAATGGGCAGAAGTTTTTGTGCTCCGTGCCGATCTATCACGTCTTAAGCTGGGGCGTTCCCCTGGCCGCGTTCATGAGCGGCACGCCGCTGGTGTTTACCGGCCGCACGGCCTCGGCGGCCCACCTGGCGCACGTCATTGAGGACGCCATGCCCCGCCAGGCCCACGGCGCCCCCAGCATGTGGATCAACCTGCTGCAGCACTACCTCATCCACAAGCCCACGCGCATGAGCCTGCGGGAGATTTACTCCGGAGGCTCCCCCGTGCCCGCCGCTCTGATCGAGCAGTGGGAAGAGCTCTACGGCGTGGACATCATCCATGCCTGGGGCATGACGGAAACCGGCCCTGTGGGGACCGTGGCGCACCCGCCCGCAGGAGTCGCGGGCAGGGCCCGCGCCCGCTATCGCGAATCCCAGGGCCGCTTCTCCGTGGGCATGCAGTACCGCCTGGTGGATGATGACGGTCATGTGCTGCCCGCGCATGACCGCACCACCGGCGAGCTGCAAGTGCGGGGCAACACCATCACCGCCCGCTACCACCACCGCGATAGGCCCGAGCGCTTCACCGAGGACGGCTGGTTCTGCACCGGCGACATCGCCACGGTCACCAAAGACGGGTTCCTCACCGTGCACGACCGTAAAAATGACATCATCCGCTCCGGTGGCGAATGGATCTACTCCGCGGTGCTGGAGAACTACCTCATGGAACACCCGGCGGTCGTGGAAGTGGCTGTCATCGGCGTACCCAACGAACAATGGGGTCAGCGCCCCCTGGCGGTCGTGCACCTGGAGGACCAGAGCACCGTGCCGACTGAGGACAAGGACTCCGACGCCGCCCATGCCATGGCAGAAGACCTCGCGCGCACGCTCGGCACGAAGGTCCCCCGCTGGATGGTTCCGGAGTATTACACCTTCGTCGATACTCTGCCGAAGACCTCGGTGAGCAAATACGATAAAAAGCTTTTAAGAAAGCTGGAAAACGCGGACCGCTTCGCCATTGTGGATATCTCGAGAGTACTCTAA